GCCGGATCCTCGAGGAGATCGCGGAAGATGAGCGCCGCCACGCCGAGGATTGGAAACGCCGCACCGGCGCGGAATCCGTCCCGGACCGCTGGGCGGTCGCGAAGTATAAGCTGTTCAGCCGGCTGCTCGGATTCACGTTCGCGATCAAACTGATGGAGCGCGGCGAGGAGCAGGCGCAGAAGAATTACGAGGAGCTGCGGCCGTTCGTCCCGGAGATCGACGCCTGGATCCGCGACGAGGACAACCACGAGCACAGGCTTTTGGAGATGCTCGACGAAGAGCGCCTGCACTACGTCGGCTCGGTGGTCCTGGGGCTGAACGACGCGCTGGTGGAGCTGACCGGCGCGCTGGCCGGGTACACGCTGGCGCTGCAGAACACGAAGCTCATCGCCCTCACCGGCCTGATTACCGGGATTGCGGCGGCGCTCTCGATGGCCGCCTCGGAGTACCTCTCGACCCGCGCGGAAAAGAGCGCCAAGCACCCGGTCCGCGCGGCGGTCTACACCGGAATCGCCTACATCCTCACCGTCGCGGTCCTGATCACTCCCTACCTTTTGATCGACAACTACATCCTGGACCTTGTCATTGCTCTGTGCAGTGCGGTGCTGATCATCGCCGCTTTCAACTACTACATTTCGGTGGCCAAGGGGGAGCCCTTCCGCACCCGCTTCTTCGAGATGGCCGGCCTCAGCCTGGGCGTAGCCGCCTTTTCCTTCCTGCTCGGATACCTCATCCGCGAATTCCTAGGGATCGACGTATGAAATTTTTTCTCGACTCACTGTTGCACAACCGCCGCACGGCGGGCTGGGCAAGAGCCGCCCGCGCCGTATCCATCTCAGGCGCCGTCCTCGGCCTGCTGCTGACAGTCCGCGGAACGGCCGCCGCCGCCCCCGTCCCGATTCCTCCCGCGGAGGCCGCCAGGGTCCAATCCAACGATCCGGTCTACATCTACCTGTTCTGGGGCGAAGGCTGTCCGCACTGCGCGCAAGCCAAACCGTTTTTGGAATCGCTGGCTCAAAGAGACAGCCGGATCGTCCTGCGCTCGTACGAGGTGTACTACAATCCCGCCAACCACGAGATCTTCGCGGCGGTGTGCCGCAACGGAGGCATCGAGGCGCGCTACGTCCCGACCATCCTCGTCGGAATCCGCTACTGGGAGGGCTTCAGCGAACAGATCGCCTATGAAATCCAGAACGCGGTATCCGTCTGCCTGCAAAACGGCTGTCCGGACGCCGGGGCGGGCGTCGTTGCGCCGCTGCCAACCGCGGTGCCGACGGCGGCGCCCGAACCCGGCGGCCAGTCTTCCGATCCGAACGGAAATCCCGGCACGGATACCTCCACCAACACGATCACCCTGCCGCTCATCGGCACGATCGAACTCACCGGAAAATCGCTGGCCCTCACCACGGCGCTGATTGCGTTTGTGGACAGCTTCAATCCCTGCTCGCTTTGGGTATTGACCATGCTGCTTACGCTGACCCTGCACACCGGGTCGCGCCGTAAAGTGCTTGTCATCGGCGTGGTATTCCTCACCATCACCGCCGTCATTTACGGGCTCTTCATCGCCGGATTATTCACGGTATTCACCATCGTCAGTTTCACGGGGTGGATCCAGGTGATCGTATCGCTTGTGGCGCTGGTGTTCGGCCTGGTCAACCTCAAGGATTATTTCTGGTACAAGGAAGGCGTGTCGTTTACGATCTCCGATTCCAAAAAGCCGGGCATCTTCGAGCGTATGCGCAACCTGATGGATCCCAATCTGTCGTTCGGGAGCCTGCTGGGCGGGACGGTGGTGCTGGCGGCGGGAACCTCGCTGGTGGAATTTTCCTGCACGGCGGGTTTTCCGGTGATTTGGACCAACATGCTGGTCTCCCAAAACGCCGGAACCCTGACCTTTATCCTGCTCCTATTATTGTATCTCGTGGTCTATCAAGTCGAAGCGTATTTTATTTTTGCGGGGGCTGTGCTTTCGCTGCAATCCAGCCGGATTGAGGAAAAGCACGGCCGGCTCTTGAAACTCG
This Anaerolineales bacterium DNA region includes the following protein-coding sequences:
- a CDS encoding thioredoxin family protein; protein product: MKFFLDSLLHNRRTAGWARAARAVSISGAVLGLLLTVRGTAAAAPVPIPPAEAARVQSNDPVYIYLFWGEGCPHCAQAKPFLESLAQRDSRIVLRSYEVYYNPANHEIFAAVCRNGGIEARYVPTILVGIRYWEGFSEQIAYEIQNAVSVCLQNGCPDAGAGVVAPLPTAVPTAAPEPGGQSSDPNGNPGTDTSTNTITLPLIGTIELTGKSLALTTALIAFVDSFNPCSLWVLTMLLTLTLHTGSRRKVLVIGVVFLTITAVIYGLFIAGLFTVFTIVSFTGWIQVIVSLVALVFGLVNLKDYFWYKEGVSFTISDSKKPGIFERMRNLMDPNLSFGSLLGGTVVLAAGTSLVEFSCTAGFPVIWTNMLVSQNAGTLTFILLLLLYLVVYQVEAYFIFAGAVLSLQSSRIEEKHGRLLKLVGGMLMLTLAAVMLIRPSLMNDLGSSLLIFGIALAAVLLVLVLHRTILPRMGIRIGSEFSGKRGRHSRRKASRR
- a CDS encoding VIT1/CCC1 transporter family protein; this encodes MELTPSVRQRILGFQRNEITEYHIYRAIARTIRNPKNRRILEEIAEDERRHAEDWKRRTGAESVPDRWAVAKYKLFSRLLGFTFAIKLMERGEEQAQKNYEELRPFVPEIDAWIRDEDNHEHRLLEMLDEERLHYVGSVVLGLNDALVELTGALAGYTLALQNTKLIALTGLITGIAAALSMAASEYLSTRAEKSAKHPVRAAVYTGIAYILTVAVLITPYLLIDNYILDLVIALCSAVLIIAAFNYYISVAKGEPFRTRFFEMAGLSLGVAAFSFLLGYLIREFLGIDV